In one window of Flavobacterium ginsengisoli DNA:
- a CDS encoding GIN domain-containing protein gives MLADLKSKVVEANVSGSGNSKVACDESLTARVSGSGNIRYVGNPEKKDTKVSGSGTISKS, from the coding sequence ATGCTTGCCGATTTAAAATCGAAGGTTGTTGAGGCTAATGTTTCGGGATCTGGAAACAGTAAAGTTGCTTGCGACGAAAGCTTAACGGCTAGAGTTTCTGGTTCTGGAAATATTAGATATGTTGGAAATCCTGAAAAAAAAGATACTAAAGTTTCTGGATCAGGAACTATTTCAAAAAGCTAA
- a CDS encoding DUF6252 family protein, whose amino-acid sequence MKKKYFLFLLISTIGFLSSCNQDFDSGLDFSNSENNGNESAGEKAIFSAKIGDEEFVANTTTAVVTDDYVLIAGTRSSKGDLIQIILPSNKVGTYTWAENQENAEKFVLAYVQGVDGYAFVSASNEDAAFLGVQNYTDTAIIKITGVNKTKKTISGTFQFTGFSDTEDGSTAIKVITKGNFENIPYTDDIPAEDSDDVLKAKIDGVDYTNNKVDVSSVIASGSNPYYSIVGKNNNDNSSVGLMINKSYSVGTYEASSNLSVEEGELVNVIGASYRTNDLLYNSKSGSLTITSKTAEKMEGTFNFVVHNFTTDDEKTITGSFSIDIKI is encoded by the coding sequence ATGAAAAAAAAATATTTTTTGTTTCTTTTAATTTCAACAATCGGCTTTTTAAGCTCTTGTAATCAAGATTTTGATAGTGGCCTGGATTTTTCGAACTCTGAAAACAATGGAAATGAAAGTGCAGGCGAAAAAGCCATTTTTAGTGCCAAAATTGGAGACGAAGAGTTTGTTGCAAATACTACAACTGCTGTTGTAACTGATGACTATGTATTAATAGCAGGGACTAGATCGTCAAAAGGAGATTTAATTCAAATCATTTTGCCTAGTAATAAAGTAGGGACATATACATGGGCAGAAAACCAAGAAAATGCAGAAAAATTTGTTTTAGCTTATGTTCAAGGAGTAGATGGATATGCATTTGTTAGTGCCTCAAACGAAGATGCGGCATTTTTAGGCGTACAGAATTATACAGATACAGCAATCATTAAAATCACTGGAGTAAATAAAACTAAAAAAACAATTTCTGGCACATTTCAGTTTACTGGATTTAGTGATACAGAAGATGGTTCAACTGCGATAAAAGTTATTACAAAAGGTAATTTTGAAAATATACCTTATACAGATGATATTCCTGCTGAAGATTCTGATGATGTTTTGAAAGCAAAAATAGACGGAGTTGATTATACAAACAATAAAGTTGATGTAAGTAGTGTAATTGCAAGCGGTAGTAATCCGTATTATAGTATAGTAGGTAAAAACAACAATGATAATTCTAGCGTCGGTTTAATGATTAATAAATCATATTCTGTTGGAACCTATGAAGCTTCAAGCAATTTATCAGTTGAAGAAGGCGAGCTTGTAAATGTTATTGGCGCTTCTTACAGAACAAATGACCTTTTGTATAATTCTAAATCAGGGTCACTTACAATAACCTCAAAAACAGCAGAAAAAATGGAAGGGACTTTTAATTTTGTCGTTCATAATTTCACTACAGATGATGAAAAGACTATTACAGGCTCTTTTAGTATAGATATAAAGATTTAG
- the glgB gene encoding 1,4-alpha-glucan branching protein GlgB, whose product MTKVIAHSLFTDFDIDLFKAGKHFRLYEKLGAHLIEVNGVKGVYFAVWAPTAQAVSVIGDFNYWTQGEHNLNVRWDSSGIWEGFIPDISKGALYKYKIQSNINGVVTEKADPFARYCEKPPHTASVVWDLDYKWKDDNWMQNRQDFNALDKPYSVYEVHLGSWKRGDHNRFLTYLELADDLVKYVKETGFTHVEFMPIMEYPYDPSWGYQLTGYFAPTSRFGKPQDFMVLVDKLHQEGIGVILDWVPSHFPDDAHGLGYFDGSHLYEHPDRRKGYHPDWKSLVFNYGRNEVRAFLISNAVFWLQNYHIDGLRVDAVASMLYLDYSRKDGEWEANIFGGRENLDSISFLKEFNEVIYSNFNGIQTIAEESTSFSMVSRPTSFGGLGFGMKWMMGWMHDTLKYFEKETVYRKYHQNELTFSMTYAFTENFMLPFSHDEVVYGKKSLIYKMPGDEWQRFANLRLLYGYMFTHPGTKLLFMGAEFGQTGEWNFEQSLDWHLLQYDFHSGIKRLITDLNQLYKSQPALYEKQFTGDGFEWINYSDHQNAVLSYIRKGNNPDDNIIVVCNFTQVVRENYRIGIPRKGKLQEIFNSDAKLYGGSGIENSKILKTDSISYDGRDFSAELVLPPLSVTVYILV is encoded by the coding sequence ATGACTAAAGTAATCGCACACTCTCTTTTTACCGATTTTGATATAGATTTATTCAAAGCAGGCAAACATTTCAGATTATATGAAAAACTTGGAGCTCATTTAATTGAAGTGAACGGAGTTAAAGGCGTTTATTTTGCTGTTTGGGCTCCAACGGCTCAAGCTGTTTCTGTAATTGGTGATTTTAATTATTGGACGCAAGGTGAACATAATTTAAATGTTCGCTGGGATTCTTCTGGAATTTGGGAAGGGTTTATTCCAGATATTTCAAAAGGAGCACTTTATAAATACAAAATTCAATCTAATATAAATGGCGTAGTTACCGAAAAAGCCGATCCCTTTGCACGTTATTGCGAAAAACCGCCTCATACGGCATCTGTAGTTTGGGACTTGGATTATAAATGGAAAGATGATAATTGGATGCAAAATCGTCAGGATTTTAATGCTCTAGACAAACCCTATTCGGTTTATGAAGTGCATTTAGGTTCTTGGAAACGAGGAGATCATAATCGATTTTTAACTTATCTTGAACTTGCAGATGATTTAGTAAAATATGTAAAAGAAACTGGTTTTACACATGTTGAGTTTATGCCAATTATGGAGTATCCTTATGATCCTTCATGGGGATATCAATTAACAGGATACTTTGCGCCAACTTCTCGCTTTGGGAAACCGCAAGATTTTATGGTCTTGGTAGATAAATTACATCAGGAAGGAATTGGTGTAATTCTAGATTGGGTTCCATCACATTTTCCAGATGATGCGCATGGTTTAGGATATTTTGACGGCTCGCATTTATACGAACATCCAGATAGAAGAAAAGGATATCATCCAGATTGGAAAAGTTTAGTGTTTAATTATGGAAGAAATGAAGTTCGAGCTTTCTTAATAAGTAATGCTGTTTTTTGGCTTCAGAATTATCACATCGATGGACTTCGTGTTGATGCTGTTGCTTCGATGCTTTATTTAGATTATTCTCGAAAAGATGGTGAGTGGGAAGCTAATATTTTTGGGGGAAGGGAAAATTTAGACTCAATTAGTTTTCTTAAAGAATTTAATGAAGTAATCTATTCTAATTTTAATGGTATTCAGACTATTGCAGAAGAAAGCACTTCTTTTTCTATGGTTTCGAGACCCACTTCTTTTGGAGGTTTAGGTTTTGGAATGAAATGGATGATGGGTTGGATGCATGATACTTTAAAATATTTCGAGAAAGAAACGGTTTATAGAAAATACCATCAAAATGAATTGACTTTTTCTATGACATATGCGTTTACTGAAAATTTCATGCTTCCATTTTCTCATGACGAAGTGGTTTATGGCAAAAAATCTCTGATTTATAAAATGCCTGGAGACGAATGGCAACGTTTTGCAAATTTAAGATTGTTGTACGGTTACATGTTTACACATCCAGGAACAAAATTGCTCTTTATGGGTGCTGAATTCGGTCAAACAGGGGAGTGGAATTTCGAACAAAGTTTGGACTGGCATTTATTACAATATGACTTTCATTCTGGGATAAAGAGATTGATTACCGATTTAAATCAATTGTATAAATCACAGCCTGCTTTGTATGAGAAACAATTTACTGGAGACGGTTTTGAATGGATCAATTATTCCGATCATCAAAATGCTGTTTTGTCTTATATCCGAAAAGGAAATAATCCAGATGATAATATTATTGTAGTGTGCAATTTTACTCAAGTTGTTCGAGAAAATTATAGAATTGGTATTCCTAGAAAAGGCAAACTGCAAGAAATTTTTAATAGCGATGCCAAATTATATGGCGGAAGTGGTATAGAAAATTCTAAAATTCTAAAAACAGATTCAATATCTTATGATGGAAGAGATTTTTCTGCCGAACTAGTTTTGCCACCTTTGAGCGTTACCGTATATATTTTAGTTTAA
- a CDS encoding MFS transporter translates to MKNLQKGDKKLLNAWAFYDWANSVYTLTIASAVFPIFYEALFSDRDHYIDVFGMHLKNSALISFITAVAFLVVSFISPLLSGIADYVGNKKSFMKFFCYMGALSCMGLYWFDLDNIYIGLAFYFLGLLGYWGSLVFYNSYLPDIAFEEQQDGISAKGYSLGYFGSVLLLAINLWMIMGAENDIARMEAMKYSFVMVGIWWILFSQYTYYYLPKGSKETGQKLTKAVVFNGFKELKKVWALLQENIPLKRYLGGFFVSSMAVQTVMLVATYFGAQEIQWSSKEESTIGLIICILLIQIVAIFGALLTSYASSKWGNVPTLIFINGIWAVFCALAYFITLPTHFYVMATVAGFVMGGIQALSRSTYSKLLPDTEDTASFFSFYDVAEKIGIVIGMCVYGIIDQITGSPRAAIVILAIFFVTSIFLLRRVHKKDVSN, encoded by the coding sequence ATGAAAAACCTACAAAAAGGAGATAAGAAGCTTTTAAATGCTTGGGCATTTTATGATTGGGCAAACTCTGTTTATACTTTGACAATTGCTTCTGCTGTTTTTCCAATTTTTTACGAAGCTTTATTCAGTGATCGCGATCATTACATCGATGTTTTCGGAATGCATCTTAAAAATTCGGCTTTAATTAGTTTTATTACTGCAGTTGCGTTTTTAGTAGTTTCCTTCATTTCTCCATTATTATCAGGAATTGCTGATTACGTAGGAAATAAAAAATCCTTCATGAAGTTTTTCTGTTACATGGGAGCTTTATCCTGTATGGGATTATATTGGTTTGATCTGGATAATATATATATCGGATTAGCATTTTATTTTCTTGGGCTATTGGGATATTGGGGAAGTTTGGTTTTCTATAATTCATACTTGCCAGATATTGCTTTTGAAGAACAACAGGATGGAATAAGTGCAAAAGGGTATTCTTTAGGATACTTCGGAAGCGTTCTTTTGTTGGCTATCAATTTATGGATGATAATGGGAGCTGAAAATGATATTGCAAGAATGGAAGCGATGAAATATTCTTTTGTGATGGTGGGAATATGGTGGATTTTATTTAGTCAATATACGTATTATTATTTGCCAAAAGGAAGTAAAGAAACAGGACAGAAACTAACAAAAGCTGTTGTGTTTAATGGTTTTAAAGAACTAAAAAAAGTCTGGGCATTATTACAGGAAAATATTCCCTTAAAGCGTTACTTAGGAGGTTTCTTTGTTTCTAGTATGGCAGTGCAAACTGTAATGCTTGTTGCAACCTATTTTGGAGCACAGGAAATTCAATGGTCTTCAAAAGAAGAAAGTACAATAGGTTTAATAATTTGTATTTTATTAATTCAGATTGTTGCTATTTTTGGAGCACTTTTAACTTCTTATGCTTCTTCTAAGTGGGGAAATGTTCCCACTTTGATATTTATTAATGGAATCTGGGCTGTATTTTGTGCTTTGGCTTATTTCATAACATTACCTACACATTTTTATGTTATGGCAACCGTAGCAGGATTTGTAATGGGAGGAATTCAGGCTTTATCACGTTCAACCTATTCGAAATTATTGCCAGATACCGAAGATACAGCATCGTTTTTTAGTTTCTATGATGTTGCAGAAAAAATAGGAATCGTGATAGGAATGTGTGTTTACGGAATTATTGATCAAATTACAGGAAGTCCGCGTGCTGCAATTGTAATTTTGGCAATTTTCTTCGTTACATCAATATTTCTGTTAAGAAGAGTACATAAAAAAGACGTTTCAAACTAA
- a CDS encoding anti-sigma factor — protein MKNEKDNLDELFNRFENQWDIQELNSDHQVDFLQKLNKKEPKKRYWFATAIAASIVLMLGVSLFYKNEKPKEFKFASKETKRTDSIFNILIDNELVKLKEKNSPENQQIINDAMNQMKTFDADYQKIINELQKNGENKQIIYAMISNLQTRISFLQTVLKRIEDNEKLKNNSNEKTL, from the coding sequence ATGAAAAATGAAAAAGACAATTTAGACGAATTATTCAACAGATTTGAAAACCAATGGGATATTCAGGAATTAAATTCTGATCATCAGGTCGATTTTCTACAAAAATTAAATAAAAAAGAGCCTAAGAAAAGATATTGGTTCGCAACTGCTATTGCCGCTTCGATCGTATTGATGTTAGGAGTATCACTTTTTTATAAAAATGAAAAACCAAAAGAATTCAAATTTGCTTCTAAAGAAACTAAACGCACCGATTCTATTTTCAATATTCTAATTGACAACGAACTGGTTAAACTGAAAGAGAAAAATTCGCCAGAAAATCAGCAGATTATTAATGATGCGATGAATCAGATGAAAACTTTTGATGCTGATTATCAAAAAATTATAAATGAACTGCAAAAAAATGGTGAGAACAAACAAATTATATATGCCATGATTAGCAATCTTCAAACGCGTATTTCTTTTTTGCAAACCGTTCTGAAAAGAATTGAAGACAACGAAAAACTAAAAAACAACTCTAATGAAAAAACACTATAA
- a CDS encoding head GIN domain-containing protein produces the protein MKKSILLLALAIFFTNSTVNAQNKIQGNGKVVTETRSTRDYDGIKVAGSFDVDLVSGKEGKITIKGEENLLAVIKVEVEDNSLKIYVEKGTQIRTSSGKIQVTVPFEKISELSLAGSGDIQSKDVIKNDKFSIKLSGSGNFTLPVDTNNLELNVSGSGNVRLKGTATNFSAKLSGSGDINACRFKIEGC, from the coding sequence ATGAAAAAATCAATTTTATTATTAGCGCTAGCTATTTTTTTTACAAATAGCACAGTTAATGCACAAAACAAAATACAAGGTAACGGAAAGGTAGTTACTGAAACAAGATCTACTAGAGATTACGATGGTATTAAAGTAGCAGGTTCTTTTGATGTGGACTTAGTGTCTGGAAAAGAGGGGAAAATCACTATCAAAGGAGAAGAAAATTTATTAGCTGTTATCAAAGTCGAAGTTGAAGATAATTCATTAAAAATTTATGTGGAGAAAGGTACTCAAATACGTACAAGTTCAGGTAAAATTCAAGTTACCGTTCCATTTGAAAAAATCTCTGAATTAAGCTTAGCAGGATCTGGCGATATTCAATCAAAAGATGTGATCAAAAATGATAAATTTTCAATCAAATTATCTGGCTCTGGAAATTTTACTTTACCGGTTGATACCAATAATTTAGAACTGAACGTAAGCGGATCAGGAAATGTACGTTTAAAAGGAACTGCTACTAATTTCTCAGCTAAACTTTCTGGTTCTGGAGATATTAATGCTTGCCGATTTAAAATCGAAGGTTGTTGA
- a CDS encoding glycoside hydrolase family 31 protein yields MITNTSLEYKGDLYPSKIVSYEHEGDSIFFNTDNKVILKVTILRDSLIRFRFTTKGYFSNDFSYAIDKTQLHGYNFLEVTEEETYFQIRTSKVKCKIQKADLRLAIYDLNDFLILEDELGFHWEESYEYGGNIVKMSKFAKDGECYYGLGDKATQMNLKGKRVENFATDQYAYQKDQEPLYKVVPFYIGLHNKQSYGIFFDNTFRTFFDFCQERRNVTSFWAEGGEMNYYFVYGPQMQDVVTTYTDLTGKPELPPLWVLGYHQCKWSYYPENKVKEITSKFRELQIPCDAIYLDIDYMDGFRCFTWNKNYFPDPKRMVSELAEDGFKTIVIIDPGIKIDKDYWVYKEALEKDYFCKRADGPYMKGKVWPGECNFPDYTNPIVREWWAGLFKELIAEIGVKGVWNDMNEPAVMEVPNKTFPMDVRHVYDGNPCSHRKAHNIYGTQMARATYHGVKRFAYPKRPFVITRSAYAGAQRYTSSWTGDNVATWEHLWIANIQVQRLSISGMGFTGSDIGGFAEQPTGELYARWIQLGVFHPFCRTHSSGDHGNQEPWAFDEEVINITRKFVSLRYQLLPYLYTMFWQYIEEGVPMLKPLVYYDQDDTQTHYRNDEFIFGNQILVCPILEPNAVGRRMYIPRGEWYNYWTNELFIGGREIWIDTKFDEIPVFVKAGAIIPKYPVQQYVGELEFDELTLDVYYKNGKEQSAVYEDAQDGYDYKKGRYSYLSLRNVGKEKELIIQLHKEGKYITPYTKYKINLIGLPFKVVEIEIDNEKIEFDKISFEQNNFLIVDKEFNELHIVGE; encoded by the coding sequence ATGATTACAAACACATCATTAGAATACAAAGGCGATTTATATCCATCAAAAATTGTCTCGTATGAACATGAAGGAGATTCTATTTTCTTTAATACGGATAATAAGGTAATTTTAAAAGTTACTATTCTTCGTGATAGTTTAATTCGATTCCGTTTTACTACAAAAGGCTATTTCAGCAACGATTTTTCATATGCCATTGATAAAACACAACTTCATGGCTACAACTTTTTGGAAGTTACTGAAGAAGAAACCTACTTTCAAATTAGAACTAGTAAAGTTAAATGTAAAATTCAGAAAGCAGATCTTCGTCTTGCGATTTACGATTTAAATGATTTTCTAATTCTTGAAGATGAACTTGGTTTTCATTGGGAAGAAAGCTACGAATATGGCGGGAATATTGTAAAAATGAGCAAATTCGCTAAAGATGGCGAATGTTATTACGGTTTAGGCGATAAAGCCACTCAAATGAATCTTAAAGGCAAAAGAGTAGAAAATTTTGCTACAGATCAATATGCTTACCAGAAAGATCAAGAACCGTTATATAAAGTGGTTCCTTTTTATATTGGACTTCATAACAAACAGTCTTATGGTATATTTTTCGATAATACTTTCAGAACTTTCTTTGATTTTTGTCAAGAAAGAAGAAATGTTACTAGTTTCTGGGCTGAAGGTGGCGAAATGAACTATTATTTTGTTTATGGTCCTCAAATGCAGGACGTTGTTACCACTTATACCGATTTAACAGGTAAGCCAGAATTACCGCCACTTTGGGTTTTAGGATACCATCAATGCAAATGGAGTTATTATCCTGAAAATAAGGTTAAAGAAATTACATCAAAATTTAGAGAGCTTCAGATTCCTTGTGATGCCATTTATTTGGATATCGATTATATGGACGGATTTAGATGCTTTACTTGGAATAAAAACTATTTTCCCGATCCAAAAAGAATGGTTTCTGAATTAGCAGAAGATGGTTTTAAAACTATTGTAATTATTGATCCAGGAATTAAAATTGATAAAGATTACTGGGTTTATAAAGAAGCTTTAGAGAAAGATTATTTCTGTAAAAGAGCCGACGGTCCTTATATGAAAGGAAAAGTTTGGCCAGGAGAATGTAATTTCCCTGATTACACAAATCCCATAGTTAGAGAATGGTGGGCTGGTTTATTTAAAGAATTAATTGCAGAAATTGGAGTAAAGGGAGTTTGGAATGATATGAATGAACCAGCTGTTATGGAGGTTCCTAATAAAACATTTCCCATGGATGTTCGCCATGTTTACGATGGAAATCCTTGTAGCCATAGAAAAGCTCATAATATTTATGGAACTCAAATGGCGAGAGCCACTTATCATGGTGTAAAACGATTTGCATATCCAAAACGTCCGTTTGTCATTACAAGATCGGCTTATGCTGGTGCACAGCGTTATACATCATCATGGACAGGTGATAATGTAGCAACTTGGGAACATTTATGGATTGCAAATATTCAGGTTCAGAGATTATCTATTTCTGGAATGGGATTTACAGGCTCTGATATTGGGGGTTTTGCCGAACAGCCAACAGGAGAATTGTATGCACGTTGGATTCAATTAGGTGTTTTTCACCCTTTCTGTAGAACTCATTCTTCTGGAGATCATGGAAATCAAGAACCTTGGGCTTTTGATGAAGAAGTAATTAATATTACTAGAAAATTTGTGAGTCTTCGTTACCAATTGTTGCCTTATTTGTACACTATGTTTTGGCAATATATTGAGGAGGGAGTTCCTATGCTAAAGCCATTGGTTTATTATGATCAAGATGATACGCAAACACATTATCGCAACGACGAGTTTATCTTTGGAAACCAGATTTTAGTCTGCCCTATACTTGAACCTAATGCTGTAGGTAGACGTATGTATATTCCTAGAGGGGAATGGTATAACTATTGGACCAATGAGTTGTTTATCGGAGGAAGAGAAATTTGGATTGATACCAAATTTGATGAGATTCCTGTCTTTGTAAAAGCTGGAGCAATTATTCCAAAATATCCTGTTCAACAGTATGTAGGCGAATTAGAATTTGATGAATTAACGTTGGATGTTTACTATAAAAATGGTAAAGAACAGTCGGCTGTATATGAAGATGCTCAAGATGGTTACGATTACAAAAAAGGACGCTACAGTTATTTGTCGCTACGAAATGTTGGAAAAGAAAAGGAATTGATTATTCAACTTCATAAAGAAGGGAAGTATATAACTCCTTACACTAAATATAAAATCAATCTTATCGGATTGCCTTTTAAAGTTGTAGAAATAGAAATTGACAACGAAAAGATTGAATTTGACAAAATTAGTTTTGAGCAAAATAATTTCTTAATAGTTGATAAAGAGTTTAATGAACTTCATATTGTTGGCGAATAG
- a CDS encoding glucose-1-phosphate adenylyltransferase: protein MKFKKKNVVAIILGGGQGSRLFPLTETRSKPAVPIGGKYRLVDIPISNCINSDIFKIFVLTQFNSASLNAHIKNTFNFSIFSQSFVDILVAEQTPDNPTWFQGTADAVRQCMSHFLKHDFDHALILSGDQLYQMDFNEMLEAHIAADAEISIATLPVNAKDAPEFGILKTDHENNIHAFIEKPHASLLPEWESEVSEQMQEKGKKYLASMGIYIFNKPLLEELMADQETKDFGKEIIPQAVGKHKILSYQYEGYWTDIGNIESFFEANIGLTADIPEFNLFDNENKIFTRPRLLPPSKFRNSIINQSLISEGCIINAKEIKSSVIGIRSRIGEGTVLENCYVMGNDFYQDLEELNHESSINKIHVGIGENCYIKNALVDKNVRIGNNVHISGGKHLDNFTNELYSIKDGIVVVKKGVTLSDNFRIE from the coding sequence ATGAAATTTAAAAAGAAAAATGTAGTTGCCATTATTTTAGGAGGTGGACAGGGTTCACGTTTATTTCCATTGACAGAAACAAGATCAAAGCCGGCAGTTCCTATTGGAGGAAAGTACCGTTTGGTCGATATTCCGATTTCGAATTGTATTAATTCTGATATTTTTAAAATATTTGTATTGACGCAATTTAATTCTGCATCTCTAAATGCTCATATTAAAAACACTTTTAATTTTAGTATTTTTAGCCAATCTTTCGTTGATATTTTAGTCGCAGAACAAACTCCTGATAATCCGACTTGGTTTCAGGGAACTGCTGATGCAGTAAGACAATGTATGTCACATTTTTTAAAGCACGATTTTGACCACGCTTTAATTCTTTCTGGAGATCAGTTGTATCAAATGGATTTTAATGAAATGCTTGAAGCGCATATTGCGGCTGATGCTGAAATTTCTATTGCAACTTTACCAGTAAATGCCAAAGATGCTCCAGAATTTGGTATTCTTAAAACAGATCATGAAAACAACATTCATGCGTTTATAGAAAAACCTCATGCTTCTTTATTGCCAGAATGGGAATCTGAAGTGAGTGAGCAAATGCAAGAAAAGGGGAAAAAGTATCTTGCTTCGATGGGAATTTATATTTTCAATAAACCATTGCTAGAAGAATTAATGGCTGACCAAGAAACGAAAGATTTTGGAAAAGAAATTATTCCGCAAGCTGTTGGGAAGCATAAAATCTTAAGTTATCAATATGAAGGATATTGGACAGATATTGGAAATATAGAATCATTTTTTGAAGCAAATATTGGTTTAACTGCAGATATTCCAGAATTTAATTTATTTGATAACGAAAACAAAATCTTTACTAGACCAAGATTATTGCCTCCTTCTAAATTTAGAAATTCGATTATCAATCAATCTTTAATTTCTGAAGGCTGTATTATTAATGCAAAAGAAATTAAAAGCTCTGTAATTGGTATTCGTTCTAGAATTGGCGAAGGAACTGTTTTAGAGAACTGTTACGTAATGGGTAATGATTTCTATCAGGATCTAGAAGAATTAAATCATGAAAGCAGTATTAATAAAATTCATGTTGGTATAGGAGAGAATTGTTATATCAAAAATGCTTTGGTTGATAAAAATGTTCGTATTGGAAACAATGTGCATATTTCGGGAGGAAAGCATTTAGACAATTTTACTAATGAATTATACAGCATAAAAGACGGAATTGTTGTTGTCAAAAAAGGAGTAACATTATCTGATAATTTTAGAATTGAATAA
- a CDS encoding RNA polymerase sigma factor — protein sequence MNINNQNIEELIALCKDNNQKAQFEIYNRYCKAMYNVAFRIVKDEHFAQDVMQEGFLKAFTKINDYKQEVAFGAWLKKIIINYSIDFYKKNNSFQVEDLSKQLYKIEENDGIISENIDLNSLKVKQVLDTILQLKDNYRMVLTLFYIEGYDQEEICEILNITYANCRTTLSRAKDSLRKKLEEI from the coding sequence TTGAATATAAACAACCAAAATATCGAAGAACTAATTGCGCTTTGTAAAGACAACAATCAAAAAGCGCAATTTGAAATATACAATCGCTATTGTAAAGCGATGTATAATGTGGCTTTTCGTATTGTAAAAGACGAACATTTTGCACAAGACGTCATGCAGGAAGGTTTCTTAAAAGCTTTTACAAAAATCAATGACTATAAACAAGAAGTGGCTTTTGGCGCATGGTTAAAAAAAATAATCATCAATTATAGCATCGATTTTTACAAGAAAAACAACTCTTTTCAGGTAGAAGATTTAAGTAAACAACTTTATAAAATTGAAGAAAATGATGGAATTATTTCTGAAAACATTGACTTGAACTCACTTAAAGTAAAACAAGTTTTAGATACCATTTTACAGCTGAAAGATAATTACAGAATGGTATTGACGCTTTTTTACATTGAAGGTTATGATCAAGAAGAAATCTGCGAAATTTTAAACATCACATATGCAAATTGCAGAACAACCTTGAGCAGAGCCAAAGACAGTTTGAGAAAAAAATTGGAAGAGATATAA